One Ignavibacterium album JCM 16511 genomic region harbors:
- the katG gene encoding catalase/peroxidase HPI, whose product MSNNSNNGNKCPFPHPTGVSAFGTSVNDWWPNRLKLNTLRQNSEKSNPMDKDFNYKEAFNSLDYDALKKDLKELMTQSQDWWPADFGHYGGLFIRLSWHAAGTYRIGDGRGGASGGLQRFAPTNSWPDNANLDKARRLLWPIKMKYGNKISWADLLVLAGNVALESMGFKTFGFAGGREDYWEPDEAIYWGSEKEWLSDKNRYSGERNLENPLAAVQMGLIYVNPEGPGGNPDPVAAAKDIRETFRRMAMNDEETVALIAGGHTFGKAHGQGDPKLMGPEPEAAEIEQQGLGWKYGYKSGKGPDALTGGPEVTWTTTPTKWSHDFFKHLFEYDYELTKSPAGAYQWVAKDAPEIIPDAYDPNKKHKPTMLTTDLSLRFDPEYEKISKKFYENPDLFADAFARAWFKLLHRDMGPKSRYLGPEAPKEDLIWQDPVPAVDHKLVDDKDIEELKKKILSSGLSVSELVTTAWASASTYRNSDKRGGANGARIRLEPQKNWEANNPKQLQKVLGVLEKIQSEFNSAQKDGKKISIADMIVLGGCAAVEKAAKDAGYNIKVPFTSGRTDASQEWTDVESFEVLEPLADGFRNYAKGKAGVCAEHLLVDKANLLNLNVPEMTVLVGGMRALKANWDNSDYGVFTDKPGVLANDFFVNLLDMGTEWKATDESKEKFEGYDRKTGKLKYKATRADLIFGHNSELRAVAEFYACNDNKEKFVKDFVAAWNKVMMADRFDLQ is encoded by the coding sequence ATGAGCAACAACTCAAACAACGGCAACAAATGTCCGTTTCCTCATCCAACCGGAGTAAGCGCTTTTGGAACAAGCGTTAATGATTGGTGGCCCAATCGCTTAAAACTCAACACTCTCCGACAAAATTCTGAAAAGTCTAATCCAATGGATAAAGACTTCAACTATAAAGAAGCTTTTAATAGTCTTGATTACGATGCCTTGAAAAAAGATTTGAAAGAACTTATGACACAATCACAAGATTGGTGGCCTGCAGATTTTGGTCACTACGGCGGATTGTTTATCAGACTTTCCTGGCACGCAGCCGGAACATACAGAATTGGTGATGGAAGAGGCGGCGCAAGCGGCGGTTTACAACGCTTCGCTCCCACTAACAGCTGGCCTGATAATGCAAATCTTGATAAAGCCCGCAGACTTCTATGGCCAATCAAAATGAAATACGGAAATAAAATTTCGTGGGCTGATTTATTGGTTCTTGCTGGTAATGTAGCACTTGAATCAATGGGATTCAAAACATTTGGATTCGCTGGCGGAAGAGAAGATTACTGGGAACCAGACGAAGCAATTTACTGGGGTTCTGAAAAAGAATGGCTTTCTGATAAGAATCGTTATTCGGGTGAAAGAAATCTTGAAAATCCTCTTGCTGCAGTTCAGATGGGATTGATTTATGTTAACCCGGAAGGTCCTGGTGGGAATCCTGATCCTGTTGCAGCTGCAAAAGATATTCGAGAAACTTTCCGAAGAATGGCAATGAATGACGAAGAAACTGTTGCGCTTATTGCTGGTGGACATACTTTCGGTAAAGCACACGGTCAAGGCGATCCAAAACTAATGGGTCCTGAACCAGAAGCAGCTGAAATTGAACAGCAAGGTTTAGGTTGGAAGTATGGTTACAAATCAGGCAAAGGTCCGGATGCGTTAACAGGCGGACCTGAAGTAACCTGGACAACTACACCAACAAAATGGAGCCACGATTTCTTCAAACATCTTTTTGAATATGATTATGAGTTAACAAAAAGTCCCGCAGGTGCTTATCAATGGGTCGCAAAAGATGCACCCGAAATTATTCCCGATGCTTATGATCCAAACAAAAAGCATAAACCCACAATGCTCACAACAGATCTTTCATTGAGATTTGATCCTGAATATGAAAAGATTTCAAAAAAGTTTTATGAAAATCCGGATTTGTTTGCCGATGCATTTGCACGTGCGTGGTTTAAACTTCTTCACAGAGATATGGGACCGAAGTCTCGCTATCTTGGTCCAGAAGCACCAAAAGAAGATTTGATTTGGCAAGATCCTGTTCCGGCTGTTGATCATAAACTTGTTGATGATAAAGATATTGAAGAGCTGAAGAAGAAAATTCTTTCGTCGGGACTTTCAGTTTCGGAATTGGTAACAACTGCGTGGGCTTCTGCTTCTACTTATCGTAATTCTGATAAAAGAGGTGGTGCAAATGGTGCCCGTATCAGATTAGAGCCACAGAAAAACTGGGAAGCCAACAATCCAAAACAATTGCAAAAAGTTCTTGGCGTGTTGGAGAAGATTCAAAGTGAATTTAACTCAGCTCAGAAAGATGGAAAGAAAATTTCAATTGCAGATATGATTGTTCTTGGCGGATGCGCTGCAGTTGAAAAAGCAGCTAAAGATGCTGGCTACAATATTAAAGTTCCATTTACTTCGGGAAGAACCGATGCTTCGCAAGAATGGACAGATGTTGAGTCATTCGAAGTTCTGGAACCATTGGCAGATGGTTTCCGAAACTATGCAAAAGGCAAAGCTGGAGTTTGTGCAGAACATCTTTTGGTTGACAAAGCTAATCTGCTAAACCTTAATGTTCCTGAAATGACAGTGCTCGTTGGTGGTATGCGCGCACTGAAAGCAAATTGGGATAATTCAGATTATGGTGTGTTTACAGATAAACCCGGGGTTCTTGCAAACGACTTCTTTGTTAATCTACTCGATATGGGCACAGAATGGAAAGCAACTGATGAATCAAAAGAAAAATTTGAAGGTTACGACAGAAAAACAGGTAAGTTGAAATATAAAGCCACACGAGCAGATTTGATATTCGGACATAATTCTGAGCTAAG